From Rhodococcus sp. B7740, one genomic window encodes:
- a CDS encoding iron-siderophore ABC transporter substrate-binding protein — translation MTVRWTRMLTVVVAVITLGAAVTACSTTDDVDTATQSADGAFPVVIDHIYGSTTIAEKPTRIVTLGVSDADAVIALGTVPVGNTGYTFYETGLGPWTDELVGDAPLTLLGSESEPNFELIASLAPDLITGLNAGFDEATYDRLSGIAPTVARPAGSAAYAVDREVATDTIARAMGERDRGEQLNAQTDAALEQVRNEHPEFAGKTAAVVLPYDGQFGAYLPGDARGTFVTSLGFEVPESIRAQDDGTNFFVPVSSENISMLDADLVLYLGTGADIDVVAENPIFGTLDAARRDAIVPLSTDQRGAITYNSVLSIPFAIDALVPRIAEVVA, via the coding sequence ATGACTGTGCGGTGGACCCGAATGCTCACGGTAGTGGTGGCGGTGATCACCCTCGGTGCGGCCGTGACGGCCTGTTCGACCACCGACGACGTCGACACGGCGACGCAGTCGGCGGACGGTGCGTTCCCGGTTGTCATCGACCACATCTACGGCAGCACGACCATCGCCGAGAAGCCCACGCGCATCGTCACCCTCGGGGTGTCCGACGCCGATGCCGTCATCGCGCTCGGCACCGTTCCCGTCGGGAACACCGGGTACACGTTCTACGAGACCGGACTCGGTCCCTGGACCGACGAGTTGGTCGGTGACGCGCCGTTGACGCTGCTGGGCTCGGAGTCCGAGCCTAACTTCGAGCTGATCGCCTCGCTGGCGCCGGATCTCATCACCGGACTCAACGCGGGTTTCGACGAGGCGACGTACGACAGGCTCAGCGGCATCGCGCCGACGGTCGCCCGACCTGCAGGATCTGCTGCCTATGCCGTCGATCGTGAGGTTGCCACCGACACCATCGCTCGCGCGATGGGTGAACGCGACCGCGGTGAGCAGTTGAACGCGCAGACCGACGCCGCGCTCGAGCAGGTTCGAAACGAACATCCGGAGTTCGCGGGCAAGACTGCAGCAGTGGTGCTTCCGTACGACGGCCAGTTCGGCGCATATCTGCCCGGTGATGCCCGCGGCACATTCGTCACCTCACTGGGCTTCGAGGTCCCGGAATCGATCCGCGCCCAGGACGACGGCACCAACTTCTTCGTTCCGGTCTCGTCCGAGAACATTTCGATGCTCGATGCGGACCTGGTGCTCTATCTCGGTACCGGTGCCGACATCGACGTGGTGGCGGAGAACCCGATCTTCGGAACTCTCGATGCTGCTCGGCGCGATGCGATCGTGCCGTTGTCCACCGATCAGCGTGGAGCGATCACGTACAACTCGGTGCTGTCGATTCCGTTCGCCATCGACGCGTTGGTACCTCGCATCGCAGAGGTCGTCGCCTGA
- a CDS encoding Fur family transcriptional regulator, translating into MTDKSTDTATSRRPVVVGVRATKQRSAISDLLDTIEEFKSAQDLHDELRKRGEGIGLTTVYRTLQTLADAGTVDVLRTDNGESVYRRCSSGHHHHLVCRSCGFTVEVEGPTVEKWSQSVAESNGFSDVSHTIEIFGTCSQCTAATR; encoded by the coding sequence GTGACCGACAAGTCCACCGACACCGCGACATCGCGACGACCCGTCGTCGTCGGAGTGCGGGCCACCAAGCAGCGCAGTGCCATCTCCGATCTGCTCGACACCATCGAGGAGTTCAAGTCCGCACAGGATCTGCACGACGAATTGCGCAAGCGCGGTGAGGGTATCGGGCTCACCACGGTGTATCGGACACTGCAGACCTTGGCCGACGCCGGGACGGTCGACGTTCTGCGCACCGACAACGGCGAGTCGGTCTACCGGCGCTGTTCCTCCGGACATCACCATCACCTGGTGTGTCGCTCGTGCGGTTTCACCGTGGAAGTGGAAGGCCCCACCGTCGAGAAGTGGTCGCAGAGCGTCGCCGAATCCAACGGCTTCAGCGACGTGAGCCACACGATCGAGATCTTCGGCACCTGCAGTCAGTGCACCGCAGCCACGCGGTGA
- a CDS encoding ArsR/SmtB family transcription factor: MTSLVQGESADNEPAIEGAATVSTDSTVEASSTHRQDPEHPLHSGDPFAAAPPAHIPPKETLTAAGDILRALAAPVRIAIVLQLRESERCVHELVVALGVTQPLISQHLRVLKAAGVVRGERNGREVLYRLVDDHLSHIVVDAVAHAEEGRNL; this comes from the coding sequence ATGACGTCGCTCGTGCAGGGAGAGTCCGCCGACAACGAACCGGCGATCGAAGGAGCCGCAACCGTGTCCACGGATTCGACAGTGGAAGCAAGTTCGACCCACCGCCAGGACCCGGAGCACCCGTTGCACTCCGGCGATCCGTTCGCCGCCGCTCCCCCGGCTCACATCCCGCCGAAGGAGACTCTGACCGCGGCGGGCGACATCCTCCGGGCACTCGCGGCCCCGGTGCGCATCGCTATCGTGCTGCAGCTGCGTGAGTCCGAGCGGTGCGTACACGAACTCGTCGTCGCCCTCGGCGTCACGCAACCGTTGATCAGCCAGCACCTTCGAGTGCTCAAGGCAGCGGGTGTGGTGCGCGGAGAACGCAACGGACGCGAGGTCCTCTACCGATTGGTCGACGATCACCTCTCCCATATCGTCGTCGACGCCGTGGCCCACGCCGAGGAAGGCCGGAACCTGTGA
- a CDS encoding glycine--tRNA ligase, producing the protein MAPKSKVETVANLAKRRGLVYPCGEIYGGTKSAWDYGPLGVELKENIKKQWWRNMITSRDDTVGLDSSVILPRQVWEASGHVETFSDPLVESLHTHKRYRADHLIEAYEEKHGHPPENGLADIRDPETGEPGSWTEPRAFSGLLKTFLGPVDNEEGLHYLRPETAQGIFVNFANVLTTSRKKPPFGIGQIGKSFRNEITPGNFIFRTREFEQMEMEFFVKPGEDDEWHQYWIDYRMKWYTDLGIDPENLRLYEHAKEKLSHYSKRTVDIEYKFGFQGSAWGELEGVANRTDYDLSVHSKASGQDLSYYEQATDTRYTPYVIEPAAGLTRSLMAFLVDAYTEDEAPNAKGGVDKRVVLKLDRRLAPVKVAVLPLSRNADLTPKAKDLAQQLRQYWNVEFDDAGAIGRRYRRQDEIGTPFCITVDFDTLDDHAVTIRERDTMAQERVALDQVEGYIASRLIGA; encoded by the coding sequence GTGGCACCCAAGTCCAAAGTCGAAACCGTCGCCAACCTCGCCAAGCGCAGAGGCCTCGTCTACCCGTGCGGCGAGATCTACGGCGGTACCAAGTCGGCCTGGGACTACGGCCCGCTGGGCGTCGAGCTCAAGGAGAACATCAAGAAGCAGTGGTGGCGCAACATGATCACCAGCCGCGACGACACCGTCGGGCTGGACTCCTCGGTGATCCTGCCCCGGCAGGTGTGGGAGGCGTCTGGCCACGTCGAGACGTTCTCCGACCCGCTGGTGGAGTCGCTGCACACGCACAAGCGGTACCGCGCCGATCACCTCATCGAGGCCTACGAGGAGAAGCACGGCCACCCGCCGGAGAACGGCCTGGCCGACATCCGCGACCCGGAAACCGGTGAACCCGGCTCCTGGACCGAACCGCGTGCATTCTCGGGTCTGCTCAAGACCTTCCTCGGCCCGGTCGACAACGAAGAGGGCCTGCATTACCTGCGTCCCGAGACCGCACAGGGCATCTTCGTCAACTTCGCCAACGTGCTGACCACCTCACGCAAGAAGCCACCGTTCGGCATCGGCCAGATCGGCAAGAGCTTCCGCAACGAGATCACTCCGGGAAACTTCATCTTCCGCACCCGTGAGTTCGAGCAGATGGAGATGGAGTTCTTCGTCAAGCCCGGCGAGGACGACGAGTGGCATCAGTACTGGATCGACTACCGCATGAAGTGGTACACCGATCTCGGTATCGATCCGGAGAACCTGCGGCTCTACGAGCACGCCAAGGAGAAGTTGTCGCACTACTCCAAGCGCACCGTCGACATCGAGTACAAGTTCGGCTTCCAGGGCAGTGCGTGGGGCGAGCTGGAGGGCGTGGCGAACCGCACCGACTACGACCTCTCGGTGCACTCCAAGGCGTCGGGCCAGGACCTGAGTTACTACGAGCAGGCCACCGACACCCGTTACACCCCGTACGTCATCGAGCCTGCGGCCGGTCTGACGCGTTCGCTGATGGCGTTCCTCGTCGACGCGTACACCGAGGACGAGGCCCCCAACGCCAAGGGCGGCGTCGACAAGCGCGTCGTGCTCAAGCTCGATCGTCGCCTGGCACCGGTGAAGGTCGCGGTGCTTCCGCTCTCGCGTAACGCAGACCTGACGCCCAAGGCGAAAGACCTTGCGCAGCAACTGCGTCAGTACTGGAACGTCGAATTCGACGACGCCGGAGCCATCGGTCGCCGTTACCGTCGACAGGACGAGATCGGCACCCCGTTCTGCATCACCGTCGACTTCGACACCCTCGACGACCACGCAGTCACCATCCGCGAGCGCGACACGATGGCGCAGGAACGCGTGGCACTCGATCAGGTCGAGGGCTACATCGCCTCCCGTTTGATCGGCGCGTAA
- a CDS encoding TPM domain-containing protein, giving the protein MAVQHRRHSSATVVRKSAARSSVHRFRRLAAVGALTLFAAVLLAPGVASAEAPSRLPTQITDNVQALDPDSMAEVQTSVDDLYGSSQLRLWVTYVADFDNMSAASWAEQTASRSDLGQRDVLLAVATVDRSYYLGVNTGLSQITSSEQEDIRVNDVEPALREEDWSGAAIAAAGALGDAYASSGSGGSSAPLLIGVGVLAVAGGGAVVYSSRRKKARVAAEVEAVAKIDPNDPAALAAFPIDVLDTRAKEILVETDNAVRASEEELNLARGEFGDSAAAPFIAAHDNAKRALASAFEIRQRLDDAIPETPDQRRAMLVEIISSCGQADRELDSRVEEFDGFRDLVMNADAHLDELTQAVVGLTVRIPQSETVLAQLHSEFAASALASIADNVTMAKDRMALAEDNIEAGRKAAALPPGKQGPAVTAIRTAERAVDQAKTLLDGVDHARDDIRHAIATLPDAIADVRRDIEQARGLAEHGGAELQSAMTAAQAALKNAETAQSSDPLGSYTALAAADAELEKIVDEASADKAAEDQLRARLDRDIAAAQAQITAAADYISTRRGGVGADARTRLSEAERHLGAARQLGQDNPDEALKHAHAASQLASRASQIAQSDVQNWENRHGPRGGGSGGNIAGAVLGGILINSVLRGGGGGGGFGGGFGGGGGFGGGGGGGGFGGGGGRF; this is encoded by the coding sequence ATGGCAGTCCAGCACCGGCGGCACAGCAGCGCCACAGTCGTTCGAAAGTCAGCCGCCCGAAGCTCGGTCCATCGATTTCGTCGTCTCGCCGCCGTGGGTGCCCTGACCCTGTTCGCGGCGGTCCTGCTCGCGCCGGGGGTCGCCTCCGCAGAGGCTCCGTCGCGCCTGCCCACGCAGATCACCGACAACGTCCAGGCACTCGACCCCGACTCGATGGCCGAGGTACAGACCTCCGTCGACGACCTCTACGGCAGCAGCCAGCTTCGGTTGTGGGTCACGTACGTCGCTGACTTCGACAACATGTCGGCGGCGAGCTGGGCCGAGCAGACTGCATCGAGGAGCGATCTCGGGCAGCGCGACGTTCTGCTCGCGGTCGCGACCGTGGACCGTTCGTACTACCTCGGTGTGAACACCGGACTGTCGCAGATCACCTCGTCCGAGCAGGAAGATATTCGGGTCAATGACGTCGAACCCGCACTGCGCGAAGAAGATTGGTCCGGTGCGGCCATCGCAGCAGCGGGCGCGCTCGGCGACGCGTATGCCTCGAGCGGCAGCGGCGGCTCGTCCGCACCCCTGCTGATCGGCGTCGGCGTACTGGCCGTGGCCGGCGGCGGAGCCGTCGTCTACTCGTCGCGACGCAAGAAGGCCCGCGTCGCCGCCGAGGTCGAGGCCGTGGCGAAGATCGACCCGAACGATCCGGCCGCACTGGCCGCCTTCCCCATCGACGTACTCGACACCCGCGCCAAGGAAATCCTGGTCGAGACCGACAATGCAGTACGCGCCAGCGAAGAGGAATTGAACCTCGCTCGTGGAGAGTTCGGAGATTCTGCGGCCGCACCCTTCATCGCCGCCCACGACAACGCCAAACGGGCCCTCGCGTCCGCCTTCGAGATCCGCCAACGCCTCGACGACGCCATTCCGGAAACTCCCGATCAGCGTCGCGCCATGCTCGTCGAGATCATCTCCTCCTGTGGCCAGGCCGATCGCGAACTCGATTCGCGGGTGGAGGAATTCGACGGGTTCCGCGATCTCGTGATGAACGCAGACGCCCACCTCGACGAGCTGACCCAGGCGGTCGTCGGCTTGACGGTGAGAATTCCGCAATCCGAAACGGTTCTCGCGCAGCTGCATTCGGAATTCGCCGCCTCCGCCCTGGCCTCGATCGCAGACAACGTCACGATGGCCAAGGACCGAATGGCACTGGCCGAGGACAACATCGAAGCCGGCCGCAAGGCGGCAGCACTCCCGCCCGGAAAGCAGGGACCTGCTGTGACCGCCATTCGAACGGCCGAACGAGCCGTCGACCAGGCCAAGACCCTGCTCGACGGCGTCGACCATGCGCGAGACGACATCCGGCATGCCATCGCCACCCTGCCCGACGCCATCGCGGACGTTCGCCGCGACATCGAGCAGGCTCGTGGTTTGGCCGAACACGGTGGGGCCGAACTGCAGTCGGCCATGACGGCGGCGCAGGCGGCTCTGAAGAACGCAGAGACCGCGCAGTCCTCGGACCCTCTGGGCAGTTACACCGCGCTCGCGGCGGCCGACGCCGAACTCGAGAAGATCGTCGACGAGGCCTCGGCGGACAAGGCTGCCGAGGACCAACTGCGGGCCCGTCTGGATCGCGATATCGCGGCCGCTCAGGCGCAGATCACCGCGGCCGCGGACTACATCTCGACCCGCCGTGGCGGTGTGGGGGCCGATGCCAGAACGCGCCTGTCCGAGGCCGAACGCCACCTCGGCGCGGCTCGGCAGCTGGGCCAGGACAACCCCGACGAAGCCCTCAAGCATGCTCACGCTGCCAGCCAATTGGCCTCGCGCGCATCGCAGATCGCCCAGTCCGATGTCCAGAACTGGGAGAATCGTCACGGTCCTCGCGGCGGCGGCAGCGGCGGCAACATCGCCGGCGCAGTGCTCGGCGGCATTCTGATCAACAGTGTGCTTCGCGGCGGCGGGGGTGGCGGAGGCTTCGGTGGCGGATTCGGCGGCGGCGGGGGCTTCGGCGGAGGCGGCGGTGGCGGCGGATTCGGTGGTGGTGGCGGCCGCTTCTGA
- a CDS encoding ABC transporter ATP-binding protein — MTTTKAVELRNVTKTYGSVRAVDGLSLSIEPGEVVAFLGPNGAGKTTTIDMMLGLATPTTGSVSVFGGTPADAIAQGRISAVMQTGGLLRDLTVRETVELTSALFARTRSVKEVLTRAGIADIGHRRVAKCSGGQQQRLRFALALLPDPDLLVLDEPTTGMDVEGRRDFWNAIRQDASTGRTVLFATHYLDEADAYADRIVLVRHGKIVADGSAAEVKNLAAGRTVTATLPGVDQSVLLALPGVDRVDTRGDKVIVHGRDSDAVARYLLNDAHATDLEIVSRNLEDAFLALTTDSENNLAGSIR, encoded by the coding sequence ATGACCACAACGAAGGCAGTCGAACTGCGAAACGTCACCAAGACCTACGGCTCGGTCCGGGCGGTCGACGGGCTCAGCCTGTCCATCGAACCGGGCGAGGTCGTCGCATTTCTCGGACCGAACGGAGCGGGAAAGACGACCACCATCGACATGATGCTCGGCCTGGCGACACCCACCACCGGGTCGGTGTCGGTGTTCGGGGGAACACCCGCGGACGCGATCGCCCAGGGCCGCATCTCGGCCGTCATGCAGACCGGCGGTCTGCTTCGCGACCTGACCGTCCGAGAAACCGTCGAATTGACGTCGGCACTGTTCGCCCGCACACGGTCGGTGAAGGAAGTTCTAACCCGGGCCGGCATCGCCGACATCGGACATCGCCGAGTGGCCAAATGCTCCGGCGGACAGCAGCAGCGACTGCGATTCGCGCTGGCACTGCTACCCGATCCGGACCTGCTGGTGCTCGACGAGCCGACCACCGGAATGGACGTCGAAGGACGTCGCGACTTCTGGAACGCCATTCGCCAGGACGCCAGCACCGGCCGAACGGTGCTGTTCGCAACGCACTACCTCGACGAGGCCGACGCGTACGCGGACCGCATCGTGCTGGTGCGGCACGGCAAGATCGTCGCCGACGGCAGCGCCGCCGAGGTGAAGAACCTGGCGGCAGGGCGCACCGTCACCGCCACGCTGCCCGGCGTCGACCAGTCGGTGTTGCTGGCTCTGCCGGGAGTGGACCGCGTCGATACGCGTGGCGACAAGGTGATCGTCCACGGACGCGACTCCGACGCGGTGGCCCGGTACCTGCTCAACGACGCACACGCGACCGATCTCGAAATCGTCTCGCGCAACCTCGAGGACGCATTCCTCGCCCTGACCACCGACTCCGAAAACAACCTCGCCGGGAGCATCCGATGA
- a CDS encoding ABC transporter permease, with translation MTTTTQSTTTRTSGRAVAWGGFSTTFLGLEIRRLFRNKRTLIFTLVMPPVFFVIFGTQSDYRSDYPFAHGNVTGYIAISMAVYGAMLATTSGGAMVSVERAQGWSRQLRLTPLRPVAYIVTKVLVAMTMGAASIVVVFVVAKFLGADMPIWVWIVSGLIGWIGSAVFAAFGLFMGYLLPSENVMQILGPVLAFLALAGGLFVPLGDSGWFPMLAQFTPLYGLATVSRAAFAGTETGTLLVAVINLVVWATIFVTGAAMLFRRDTKRA, from the coding sequence ATGACCACGACCACGCAGTCCACAACCACCCGCACATCCGGCAGAGCCGTTGCCTGGGGCGGATTCTCGACCACGTTCCTCGGACTCGAAATCCGCAGACTGTTCCGAAACAAGCGCACGCTGATCTTCACGTTGGTCATGCCGCCGGTGTTCTTCGTCATCTTCGGCACGCAGTCGGACTACCGCTCCGACTATCCCTTTGCGCACGGCAACGTCACCGGTTACATCGCCATCAGCATGGCCGTCTACGGAGCGATGCTGGCGACGACCAGCGGGGGAGCGATGGTGTCGGTCGAGCGGGCACAGGGGTGGAGCCGACAGCTTCGCCTGACGCCGCTCAGGCCCGTCGCCTACATCGTCACCAAGGTGCTCGTGGCCATGACGATGGGCGCGGCCTCGATCGTGGTGGTGTTCGTCGTCGCGAAGTTCCTCGGGGCGGACATGCCGATCTGGGTGTGGATCGTCAGCGGCCTGATCGGCTGGATCGGCTCGGCGGTGTTCGCCGCGTTCGGACTGTTCATGGGCTACCTGCTGCCCTCGGAGAACGTGATGCAGATCCTCGGACCCGTGCTCGCGTTCCTGGCGCTGGCAGGCGGACTCTTCGTTCCCCTCGGTGACAGCGGCTGGTTCCCGATGTTGGCCCAGTTCACCCCGCTCTACGGCTTGGCCACCGTGTCCCGGGCCGCGTTCGCCGGGACCGAAACCGGAACGTTGCTGGTCGCCGTGATCAATCTGGTGGTCTGGGCGACGATCTTCGTCACAGGCGCGGCGATGCTGTTCCGGAGAGACACCAAGCGTGCGTGA
- a CDS encoding sensor histidine kinase, with protein sequence MTTFTADLPEGRVWRYGWMFGAIWLIYLIYPLNEILSLESVPARVFGIVVILGFGVVFTSTFWRFRNGHRRGHPLPTSQAWIALGVMVALTFAMSALVGTTGFGATVYIAVLAMMTLPVRQAWALVAAMVVIVEAAPRFVDSWEPDNFFAFQLLISAAAAWGITQVFQRNHELAVARQQLADLAIVAERERMSRDVHDILGHSLTVITVKSELAGRLIEIDPARAAVEIAELETLARQALADVRSTVGGMRQVDIGSELASARTALTAAGIDAELPDDADVVPLRHRELFGWVIREAVTNVVRHSSARHCRVTLTASTISIVDDGVGPADKDSGGNGLRGLGERVAAAGGALTIARVPTGGFRVEVHGE encoded by the coding sequence ATGACCACGTTCACCGCCGATCTCCCCGAGGGCCGGGTCTGGCGGTACGGCTGGATGTTCGGAGCCATCTGGCTCATCTATCTGATCTATCCGTTGAACGAGATTCTGTCTCTGGAATCCGTGCCGGCCCGGGTCTTCGGGATCGTCGTGATTCTCGGCTTCGGTGTCGTGTTCACATCCACCTTCTGGCGTTTCCGCAACGGACACCGCCGAGGACATCCACTGCCGACGTCGCAGGCATGGATCGCGCTCGGGGTGATGGTGGCCCTGACTTTCGCGATGAGTGCCTTGGTCGGTACCACCGGTTTCGGCGCGACCGTCTACATAGCGGTGCTGGCGATGATGACCCTGCCGGTCCGGCAGGCCTGGGCGTTGGTGGCGGCGATGGTGGTGATCGTCGAAGCGGCTCCACGCTTCGTCGATTCCTGGGAGCCCGACAACTTCTTCGCCTTCCAGCTGCTGATCAGCGCGGCCGCGGCTTGGGGAATCACTCAGGTCTTCCAGCGCAATCACGAATTGGCCGTGGCCAGGCAACAATTGGCAGACCTGGCCATCGTGGCCGAACGCGAGCGCATGAGCCGGGATGTGCACGACATCCTCGGTCATTCCCTGACCGTCATCACCGTCAAGAGCGAACTGGCCGGCAGGCTCATCGAGATCGACCCCGCCCGAGCGGCCGTCGAGATCGCCGAACTGGAAACCCTTGCCCGGCAAGCACTTGCCGATGTGCGCAGCACCGTCGGGGGCATGCGACAGGTCGACATCGGATCCGAGTTGGCCAGTGCACGAACCGCATTGACCGCTGCGGGAATCGATGCCGAACTTCCCGATGACGCCGACGTGGTGCCACTGCGACATCGAGAACTGTTCGGTTGGGTGATCCGGGAGGCGGTGACCAATGTGGTCCGCCACTCGAGCGCACGACATTGCCGAGTGACGCTGACGGCGTCGACCATCTCCATCGTCGACGACGGAGTGGGACCGGCAGACAAGGATTCCGGCGGCAACGGTCTGCGGGGTCTGGGAGAACGAGTGGCCGCCGCGGGTGGTGCACTGACGATCGCCCGGGTGCCGACCGGTGGTTTCAGGGTGGAGGTACACGGTGAATAG
- a CDS encoding response regulator transcription factor: MTITLLLADDQALVRGALAALLGLEPDLDVVAEVGRGDEVAAAVLEHRPDVVLLDVEMPGKNGIEVTAELALIAPESRVLIVTTFGRPGYLRRAIDAGASGFVVKDTPAKQLADAVRRVHMGLRVVDPTLATETLTDGVSPLTAREQEVLRAAAKGGTAGSIAAQVHLSEGTVRNHLSSAIGKTGTSTRAEAVRVAEDRGWL; this comes from the coding sequence ATGACCATCACACTCCTGCTGGCGGACGACCAAGCCCTGGTGCGGGGAGCGTTAGCAGCTCTGCTGGGGCTCGAACCGGATCTCGACGTCGTCGCCGAGGTGGGACGCGGGGACGAGGTCGCCGCTGCCGTTCTCGAACATCGACCCGACGTCGTCCTGCTCGACGTGGAGATGCCCGGCAAGAACGGTATCGAGGTCACCGCCGAACTGGCCCTGATCGCTCCGGAGTCGAGAGTGCTGATCGTCACCACATTCGGACGACCCGGCTACCTGCGGCGCGCGATCGATGCGGGTGCGTCGGGTTTCGTGGTCAAGGACACCCCAGCCAAGCAGTTGGCCGACGCCGTTCGGCGCGTGCACATGGGGCTTCGCGTGGTCGATCCGACGCTGGCGACCGAAACCCTCACCGACGGCGTCTCTCCACTGACGGCCCGAGAGCAGGAGGTTCTCCGGGCGGCCGCCAAGGGCGGGACGGCGGGATCCATCGCTGCTCAGGTCCACCTCTCGGAGGGCACGGTACGCAATCATCTGTCGTCGGCGATCGGTAAGACCGGCACCAGTACCCGGGCCGAGGCGGTACGGGTGGCCGAGGACAGAGGGTGGCTGTAG
- a CDS encoding YdcF family protein, whose translation MNSTLDRDSYGDPYDDRYAPDPGPERLGFFGTLGRWAGRLVAGVVLMSLVLVAGTAVRVWQVARIDDYSKADAIVVLGAAQYSGTPSTVFEARLSQAASLYEQGIAPEIVTVGGKQEGDLFTEAASGRNYLIDQGVPADAIVAVETGSDTLESIEAVSNTLREQGKSSVVLVSDPWHSLRTRTMARDAGLDAWTSPTRTGPAVYTRESQAHGIARETGALLWYQLTHFTADFSYTAGQ comes from the coding sequence GTGAATTCAACTCTCGACCGAGATTCGTACGGAGACCCGTACGACGATCGGTATGCCCCGGACCCCGGTCCCGAGCGCCTGGGCTTCTTCGGAACGCTCGGACGCTGGGCCGGTCGGCTCGTCGCGGGAGTGGTGCTGATGTCGCTGGTGCTGGTCGCGGGAACAGCAGTGCGGGTGTGGCAGGTGGCGCGCATCGACGACTATTCCAAGGCGGACGCCATCGTGGTGCTCGGTGCCGCGCAGTACAGCGGCACCCCCTCGACGGTGTTCGAGGCACGACTGTCCCAGGCCGCGTCGCTGTACGAGCAGGGTATAGCCCCCGAGATCGTCACCGTCGGCGGCAAGCAGGAGGGGGACCTGTTCACCGAGGCCGCGTCGGGCCGCAACTATCTGATCGATCAGGGCGTTCCCGCCGACGCCATCGTTGCCGTCGAGACCGGCTCGGACACACTCGAGAGCATCGAGGCCGTGAGCAACACCCTGCGCGAGCAGGGCAAGTCGTCGGTGGTGTTGGTCAGCGATCCGTGGCATTCACTTCGCACCCGAACCATGGCGCGCGACGCAGGCCTGGACGCCTGGACCTCGCCGACGCGCACCGGTCCGGCCGTCTACACCAGAGAATCCCAGGCGCACGGAATCGCCAGGGAGACAGGCGCTCTGCTGTGGTATCAGCTGACCCACTTCACCGCGGACTTCTCCTACACGGCAGGCCAGTAG